A window from Methanobrevibacter sp. V74 encodes these proteins:
- a CDS encoding putative glycoside hydrolase, whose product MKNKTLILSIVLILFFMIGAVSAVNETDVVDSPDDSLDDEVLLDNQREIQTTIKSNNTNIVKGNDFIVQLTDENSTPVANKSVQFTLDSQVTNVTTDENGTAKLKILKDVGKYTVKYSFSSDGYAGCENSTKIFVIPTSASKILASNYNAYIGIKNKYTVCLTVGDVPLSGREIVFKIDGKKYIKKTNRNGRASLNIEKPKGTYNICCYYYGEDNIDSAKCKAKVKVIKGIPTKIKKENSVIYRHKKADYLKVKLYDARGNLLKSKKVTFKVNGKTYIKKTNGNGIAKVKIKLKTGTYKVKAIFKKTSIYNKTSKTIKIKVKPKQARNNGMWLLSIDMGKVNFTSLKKISTKHIFLNSKCIERFGKKYVESWIKTAKSKGIKVHLWMQVFYNSDGGWVNPIKNGKINHKLIDKKVKEAKKYAKIKGVSGVHFDYLRFPGTAYKYKNAVKAVNLFTKKATKEIHKVNKKIIVSAAVMPEPSSMKTYYGQDISTMGKYLDIIVPMVYKGNYHANSKWIKSVTKSFSKKSAKAKIWTGLQTYKSDSNIKKISAKELMRDADAAALGGAYGVILFRYGLINYIDFAEV is encoded by the coding sequence ATGAAGAACAAAACATTGATTTTATCAATTGTGCTAATCTTATTTTTCATGATAGGTGCAGTTAGTGCAGTTAATGAAACCGATGTAGTTGATTCTCCTGATGACTCTTTAGACGATGAGGTACTTTTGGACAATCAAAGAGAAATTCAAACAACAATTAAAAGCAACAATACTAATATTGTTAAAGGCAATGACTTCATTGTACAATTAACAGATGAAAATTCCACACCTGTTGCAAATAAATCAGTTCAGTTCACTCTGGATTCTCAAGTCACTAATGTCACGACTGATGAAAATGGAACTGCAAAACTTAAGATTTTAAAGGATGTTGGAAAATACACAGTCAAATACTCGTTTTCTTCTGATGGATATGCTGGATGTGAAAATTCAACTAAAATATTTGTCATCCCGACTTCTGCTTCTAAGATATTGGCTTCAAATTATAATGCTTATATTGGGATTAAAAATAAATACACAGTTTGTTTAACAGTTGGTGATGTTCCATTATCCGGCAGGGAAATAGTTTTTAAAATTGATGGTAAAAAATATATCAAAAAAACGAACAGAAATGGCAGAGCAAGTCTTAATATTGAAAAACCTAAAGGAACCTATAATATATGCTGCTATTATTATGGTGAGGACAATATTGATTCTGCAAAATGCAAAGCTAAAGTTAAGGTCATAAAAGGGATTCCTACCAAAATTAAAAAGGAAAATTCTGTAATTTATAGACATAAAAAAGCCGATTATCTTAAGGTCAAACTTTATGATGCCCGTGGAAACTTGCTCAAATCCAAAAAAGTTACTTTTAAAGTAAATGGCAAAACATATATTAAAAAAACAAACGGCAACGGAATTGCAAAAGTTAAAATCAAATTAAAAACAGGAACATATAAAGTAAAGGCGATATTTAAAAAGACCTCAATATATAATAAAACTTCAAAGACTATTAAAATAAAAGTTAAACCAAAACAGGCTCGAAACAATGGAATGTGGCTACTTTCCATTGATATGGGCAAAGTTAATTTTACCAGCCTTAAAAAGATTTCAACAAAGCACATTTTCTTGAATTCCAAATGCATTGAAAGATTCGGTAAAAAATATGTTGAATCATGGATTAAAACCGCTAAATCCAAAGGCATTAAAGTTCATTTATGGATGCAGGTATTTTACAACTCAGATGGAGGTTGGGTAAATCCAATTAAAAATGGCAAAATTAATCATAAACTAATTGATAAAAAAGTTAAGGAAGCTAAAAAATATGCCAAGATAAAAGGCGTTTCCGGAGTTCATTTTGATTATTTACGTTTCCCAGGCACTGCTTATAAGTATAAAAATGCTGTAAAAGCAGTTAACTTGTTTACTAAAAAAGCAACTAAGGAAATCCATAAAGTAAATAAGAAAATCATTGTATCGGCGGCAGTTATGCCTGAACCCTCTTCAATGAAGACGTATTATGGTCAGGACATCTCCACAATGGGCAAATACTTGGATATCATCGTCCCTATGGTTTATAAAGGGAATTATCATGCCAATTCAAAATGGATTAAATCGGTAACCAAGTCCTTTTCTAAAAAATCAGCTAAGGCAAAAATCTGGACAGGCCTTCAAACTTACAAATCAGATTCAAATATTAAAAAGATTTCAGCCAAAGAACTGATGAGGGATGCAGATGCGGCAGCGCTTGGTGGAGCATATGGAGTAATCTTATTTAGGTATGGTTTAATTAACTATATTGACTTTGCAGAGGTTTAA
- the ftsY gene encoding signal recognition particle-docking protein FtsY, producing the protein MFESLKKKLSKTSEKLEEELVEEAKNEDNIEEESGDRFSFFSFGRNNEEEEENSLSGAGEIPEEVEEEIFEEEVDEEKSHFWKRDKKPVESVDGEAKGGMFSFVREKTIQEKHVDDILFELEMELLQGDVAMEVATEVVESVKEDLIGKKIKRSNDITEYVYYALRDAISEIIDIPAKSITEMLEEKKAQRKPLVVMFVGINGTGKTTTIGKLANYYLKKGYTPVIAASDTFRAGAIEQVTHHADNVGVKIIKHQKGSDPAAVAYDAVEHACAQGKELVLIDTAGRMQTNTNLMDEMKKIKRVSKPDLVIFVGDAITGNDATEQARKFNEAIDIDGVILTKADADSKGGASLSIGHVIKKPIMFLGVGQGYDDIREYDAEWMLNQLFSEENEATGDE; encoded by the coding sequence TTGTTCGAATCACTAAAAAAGAAACTTTCAAAAACAAGTGAAAAATTAGAAGAAGAACTTGTTGAAGAAGCAAAAAATGAAGACAATATCGAAGAAGAATCAGGTGACAGATTCTCATTTTTCTCATTTGGACGTAATAATGAAGAAGAGGAAGAAAATTCACTCTCTGGTGCTGGTGAAATTCCTGAAGAAGTGGAAGAGGAGATTTTTGAAGAGGAAGTTGATGAGGAAAAATCTCACTTCTGGAAAAGGGATAAAAAACCTGTTGAATCTGTTGACGGCGAAGCTAAAGGTGGAATGTTTTCTTTTGTACGTGAAAAAACCATTCAGGAAAAACATGTTGATGATATTCTATTTGAACTTGAAATGGAATTGCTGCAGGGAGATGTTGCAATGGAGGTTGCAACTGAGGTTGTAGAAAGCGTTAAAGAGGATCTTATAGGTAAAAAAATCAAAAGAAGCAATGATATTACTGAATATGTTTATTATGCCTTAAGAGATGCAATTTCCGAGATAATTGATATTCCTGCAAAATCAATTACTGAAATGCTTGAAGAAAAAAAAGCACAGAGGAAGCCATTAGTGGTAATGTTTGTTGGAATTAATGGTACAGGCAAAACCACCACTATTGGTAAACTGGCTAATTATTACTTAAAAAAAGGTTACACTCCAGTCATTGCCGCTTCAGATACATTTAGGGCAGGGGCTATTGAACAAGTAACTCATCATGCCGATAATGTCGGTGTTAAAATCATCAAACACCAGAAGGGATCTGATCCTGCGGCCGTTGCATATGATGCAGTTGAACATGCATGTGCTCAAGGCAAAGAATTGGTTTTGATAGATACTGCAGGTAGAATGCAAACCAACACTAATCTTATGGATGAAATGAAAAAGATTAAAAGAGTATCCAAACCTGATTTGGTCATTTTCGTTGGAGATGCAATCACTGGTAATGATGCAACCGAACAGGCCAGAAAATTCAATGAAGCTATTGATATTGATGGTGTAATTCTTACCAAGGCCGATGCTGATAGTAAAGGTGGCGCATCGCTTTCTATTGGTCATGTTATTAAAAAACCGATCATGTTTTTAGGTGTTGGTCAAGGATATGACGACATCAGGGAATATGATGCTGAATGGATGCTGAATCAGTTATTTTCTGAAGAAAATGAAGCAACCGGTGATGAATAG
- the pfdA gene encoding prefoldin subunit alpha, translating into MEDQQRLNSLVNEINVYRQQADLIQQQIELIQASISEVDALFTTLDDIEGKESVEAFVPVGAGSFVKGELKSTDEIIVSIGAGIAVKKDAEGAREILSGQKEELKDSLDKMLANLQQVSDIAGNLEAQAQQIAAAAQGNTTQMG; encoded by the coding sequence ATGGAAGATCAACAAAGATTAAACAGTCTTGTTAATGAAATCAATGTATATAGGCAACAAGCAGATTTAATTCAACAACAAATTGAATTAATACAGGCTTCTATTAGTGAAGTGGATGCACTATTTACTACATTAGATGATATTGAAGGTAAGGAATCTGTTGAAGCATTTGTACCTGTTGGTGCCGGTTCTTTTGTTAAAGGAGAATTAAAAAGCACTGACGAAATCATTGTCAGTATCGGTGCAGGAATTGCAGTTAAAAAAGATGCCGAAGGTGCTCGTGAAATATTATCCGGACAAAAAGAGGAATTAAAAGACAGTTTGGATAAAATGCTTGCTAATTTACAACAGGTAAGCGACATCGCCGGCAATCTTGAAGCTCAAGCACAGCAAATTGCAGCTGCAGCACAAGGTAATACGACCCAAATGGGTTAA
- the rpl18a gene encoding 50S ribosomal protein L18Ae, giving the protein MITKIYRVKGTFVMGDEYHGFTKEYKATCESDIEDKIYSNFGSKHGINRNQISIKSIEEIAPEDVIDPVVKEIL; this is encoded by the coding sequence ATGATAACAAAAATTTACAGAGTTAAAGGTACTTTTGTAATGGGTGATGAATACCATGGATTTACTAAAGAATACAAAGCAACTTGTGAAAGTGATATAGAAGACAAGATCTATTCTAATTTTGGAAGTAAACATGGTATCAACAGGAATCAAATTTCAATCAAATCAATTGAAGAAATTGCTCCTGAAGATGTTATAGACCCAGTCGTTAAAGAAATTTTATAA
- a CDS encoding translation initiation factor IF-6 — MLKRVDIVGNPNVGVFITATDNLAIVPYNLLDDKVDIIKETLDVEVLKSSISGSSLIGSLSVANSNGIVVSPHVLDREVKQFRDMGLNVATIPGTYTAVGNIVAANDNGAIASPFLEGEAIEVLEETLDVDVKTSHIVGSDIIGSLIKVTNKGFLISSSALQSEVNFAREVFGVEGDIGTVGRGIPLVGACTIGNSKGAIVAKGSTGPEMARVEEALGFLDDF, encoded by the coding sequence ATGTTAAAAAGAGTAGATATTGTAGGAAATCCGAATGTGGGAGTTTTTATCACAGCAACCGATAATTTAGCAATTGTTCCTTATAATCTTTTAGATGATAAAGTAGATATTATTAAGGAAACATTGGATGTTGAGGTACTAAAATCTTCTATTTCAGGGTCAAGCCTTATAGGATCTTTATCTGTAGCTAATTCAAATGGTATTGTTGTTTCCCCACATGTTTTGGATAGAGAAGTTAAACAATTCAGGGATATGGGCTTAAACGTTGCTACAATTCCGGGCACTTATACTGCAGTTGGAAATATTGTTGCCGCAAACGATAATGGTGCAATAGCTAGTCCGTTTTTGGAAGGCGAGGCTATTGAGGTCCTTGAAGAAACTTTAGATGTTGATGTTAAAACTTCCCATATTGTTGGAAGTGACATTATCGGTTCACTGATTAAAGTAACTAATAAGGGTTTCCTAATCAGTTCAAGCGCCCTGCAATCTGAAGTTAACTTCGCTCGTGAAGTATTTGGTGTTGAAGGAGATATAGGTACTGTTGGAAGAGGTATTCCATTAGTAGGCGCCTGCACTATTGGCAATTCCAAGGGTGCAATAGTCGCTAAAGGCAGTACTGGTCCTGAAATGGCTAGAGTTGAGGAAGCGTTAGGCTTTTTAGATGATTTTTAA
- a CDS encoding 50S ribosomal protein L31e, translating into MERVYTIPLRNVKEVKRTIRAPRAIREIKNFLTKHMKASEVKIDESINHAIWERGIQKIPSKITVKAVKDDDGVVKATLAE; encoded by the coding sequence ATGGAAAGAGTTTACACAATTCCACTTAGAAATGTGAAAGAAGTCAAAAGGACTATCAGGGCTCCTAGAGCTATTAGGGAAATTAAAAATTTCTTAACCAAACACATGAAAGCTAGTGAAGTTAAAATCGACGAATCTATTAATCATGCTATTTGGGAAAGGGGTATTCAAAAAATACCTTCAAAAATCACTGTAAAAGCAGTTAAAGATGATGATGGTGTTGTAAAAGCTACTTTAGCTGAATAG
- a CDS encoding 50S ribosomal protein L39e, with amino-acid sequence MSRNKPLAKKLRMAKANKQNRRIPIWAYAKTNRKLRYRPKPRHWRRNSLKL; translated from the coding sequence ATGAGTAGAAATAAACCATTAGCTAAAAAATTAAGAATGGCAAAAGCAAATAAACAAAATAGGAGAATTCCAATTTGGGCTTATGCTAAAACTAACCGTAAACTTAGATACAGGCCTAAACCTAGACATTGGAGAAGAAACAGTCTTAAGTTATAA
- a CDS encoding asparagine synthase-related protein gives MSAAVLYSGGKDSSFVAVMLKRLGLDVELYTANFGVYDSYVPASKSAKSLGFKHNVFKMNRSILEETCEKILEDGFPNDGIKYIHEKTVEELAKNHDIIADGTRRDDRTPKLNINQIKSLEDRFDVQYINLDSFGHKSIRLITQNLFEISKEKSSKDNSSDFEVEIRSMIDDMGGNSLDIFPVHYQTRVIGYKQ, from the coding sequence ATGTCTGCAGCTGTTTTATATAGCGGTGGTAAAGATTCATCTTTTGTTGCGGTCATGCTTAAAAGACTGGGTCTTGACGTTGAATTATACACGGCTAACTTCGGTGTTTATGATTCGTATGTTCCTGCATCAAAATCCGCTAAGTCTTTAGGTTTTAAGCACAATGTTTTTAAAATGAATAGGAGCATATTAGAAGAAACATGTGAGAAAATCTTGGAAGATGGATTTCCAAATGATGGAATAAAATACATCCACGAAAAAACAGTTGAGGAACTTGCTAAAAATCATGATATTATAGCAGATGGGACAAGACGAGATGATAGAACTCCAAAATTAAATATCAATCAAATTAAAAGTCTTGAAGATAGATTTGATGTACAATATATTAATTTAGACAGTTTTGGTCACAAATCAATCAGATTAATCACGCAAAATTTATTTGAAATTTCAAAAGAGAAATCTAGCAAAGACAATAGTTCGGATTTTGAGGTTGAGATAAGGTCCATGATTGATGATATGGGGGGAAATTCTCTAGACATATTCCCGGTGCATTATCAAACTCGTGTTATAGGATATAAACAATAA
- a CDS encoding DNA-binding protein, with the protein MSDLDEIRQKRMAELQAQQAAAQNQAQQQAMAQAQQHEAQAQFEAQKKQILGQIMTPEARQRLANLKLTKPELVNQIELQLIQSAQAGSLRGKVTDEQLKVLLRQIAGQKREIKITRK; encoded by the coding sequence ATGAGCGATTTAGATGAAATTCGTCAAAAAAGAATGGCTGAATTGCAAGCTCAGCAAGCTGCTGCACAAAACCAAGCTCAACAACAAGCTATGGCTCAAGCTCAACAGCATGAAGCTCAAGCACAATTCGAAGCTCAGAAAAAACAAATCTTAGGTCAAATCATGACTCCTGAAGCTCGTCAAAGATTGGCCAATCTTAAATTAACCAAACCTGAGTTGGTTAATCAAATCGAACTTCAATTGATTCAATCAGCGCAAGCTGGAAGCTTAAGAGGAAAAGTCACTGATGAACAGTTAAAGGTCTTGCTTAGACAAATTGCTGGTCAAAAAAGAGAAATTAAGATTACAAGGAAATAA
- a CDS encoding 30S ribosomal protein S19e: MTTVFDVPADLLIEKVAEEFKENDKIESPAWSNFVRTGVHKERKPENVDWWFIRTASIIRRVYIDGPVGVSSLRTFYGGKKDRGVRPEAFRKGSGSIIRTALHQLENAGYVEKVKGGRVVTPQGRSFLDKISGEIIKDIPELAKY; encoded by the coding sequence ATGACTACTGTATTTGATGTACCTGCAGATTTATTAATTGAAAAAGTCGCAGAAGAATTTAAAGAAAATGATAAGATAGAGTCTCCTGCATGGTCCAATTTTGTTAGAACCGGTGTTCACAAGGAAAGAAAACCAGAAAATGTTGATTGGTGGTTTATAAGAACTGCTTCAATCATCAGAAGAGTTTACATTGATGGACCTGTTGGTGTTTCAAGTTTAAGAACTTTCTACGGTGGTAAAAAAGACCGTGGTGTACGCCCTGAAGCATTTAGGAAAGGTAGCGGATCTATTATTAGAACTGCACTTCATCAACTTGAAAATGCAGGATATGTGGAAAAAGTAAAAGGTGGAAGAGTTGTCACTCCTCAAGGAAGATCCTTTTTAGATAAAATTTCCGGAGAAATAATTAAAGACATTCCTGAACTTGCAAAATATTAA
- a CDS encoding YhbY family RNA-binding protein, producing the protein MSQEKKEMMNRALNAMTINIGKSGVNDNVIEEIKRQLKANEIVKLKFAKNIARDKDKYIDEIVTKTKAKLIDVRGHVAVIYKKKP; encoded by the coding sequence ATGAGTCAAGAAAAGAAGGAAATGATGAATAGAGCTCTTAATGCGATGACAATTAACATTGGCAAATCAGGCGTTAATGATAATGTTATTGAAGAAATCAAACGTCAACTTAAAGCTAATGAAATTGTTAAACTTAAATTTGCAAAAAATATCGCTCGCGATAAAGATAAATACATCGACGAAATTGTCACTAAAACTAAAGCCAAGCTCATAGACGTTAGAGGACACGTTGCTGTTATTTACAAGAAAAAGCCTTAA
- a CDS encoding ribonuclease P protein component 4: MSRGKRPKWMIEIAIERMNILFNRAEMEFINHPERSNRYVELALKLSTKYNTKIPEEWSRRYCKSCKSFLQPGRNCTVRLVNEEVNIFCGECGHVMKIPYKKEKKFKRRAKYESRKEGNDE, translated from the coding sequence TTGAGTAGAGGAAAAAGACCAAAGTGGATGATTGAAATAGCGATTGAGAGAATGAATATTCTTTTTAACCGTGCTGAGATGGAATTCATCAACCATCCTGAGCGATCCAATCGTTATGTCGAATTAGCACTTAAATTGTCTACTAAGTACAATACCAAAATACCTGAAGAATGGTCAAGAAGGTATTGTAAGAGTTGCAAATCCTTTCTACAGCCTGGTCGCAATTGCACCGTCCGGCTCGTTAACGAGGAGGTTAACATTTTTTGTGGTGAATGCGGTCATGTAATGAAGATTCCTTATAAAAAGGAGAAAAAGTTTAAAAGGAGAGCTAAATATGAGTCAAGAAAAGAAGGAAATGATGAATAG
- a CDS encoding adenylate kinase family protein, giving the protein MMTTIFITGTPCVGKTTIASKLNGHLIKINDVAINNGFLLGIDEDKGYKIIDIPRLSEHISDITKDCEGVVICEGHLSHLCDGADKVIVLRVRPEILESRLKARNYSASKIRENLEAETLGVCSAESYEKYGDKVFELDISDLEISEAIGLIEDVIANGGDYPVGSVDFMDWLIAQ; this is encoded by the coding sequence ATCATGACAACTATTTTTATAACCGGCACACCATGTGTCGGCAAAACAACAATTGCCTCTAAATTAAATGGGCACTTAATTAAAATAAACGATGTTGCAATAAACAATGGTTTTTTATTGGGTATTGATGAGGATAAAGGATATAAGATCATTGACATTCCAAGATTAAGCGAGCATATATCTGATATCACTAAAGATTGTGAAGGTGTGGTAATTTGTGAAGGCCACCTCTCACATTTATGTGATGGGGCAGATAAGGTAATCGTTTTGAGGGTACGTCCAGAAATTTTAGAGTCAAGACTTAAAGCAAGAAATTATTCCGCCTCAAAAATCCGTGAAAACCTAGAAGCAGAAACACTTGGGGTTTGTTCAGCTGAAAGCTATGAAAAATATGGTGATAAAGTCTTTGAGTTGGATATTAGTGATTTAGAAATTAGTGAAGCAATTGGACTAATTGAAGATGTGATTGCTAATGGCGGAGATTATCCAGTTGGCAGTGTTGACTTTATGGATTGGTTAATTGCACAATAA